In a single window of the Salmo trutta chromosome 23, fSalTru1.1, whole genome shotgun sequence genome:
- the LOC115159965 gene encoding UDP-glucuronosyltransferase 2B20, which translates to MAYHLWSIFSCLLVTCFMVSLPACHSGKVLVFPLEGSHWLHMDILIKALHAQGHSVTVVRTNKSWYIKEESSYYSSITVHVTDGVDEGFVKPILNKVLDIERGKSSALNFFSLQVEALSFMSKVPKMMAEMVTNIIEDKELMKDIKETQYDLVLTDPAWGAGVLMAHYLQLPLVYNVRWVTFGEGHQVIAPSPVSYIPMTGSGLTDKMTFTERVKNMLIKLLGQVQDRFLVRPYYQAVCDEYFQPGVDFNELIQGADLWLMRVDFVFEFPRPTMPNVIYMGGFQCKPAKPLPQDLEDFIQSSGEHGVIIMSLGTFVKELPSDITDEIATAFAQLPQKIIWRHIGDRPATLGNNTLLVDWMPQNDLLGHPKMRLFVAHGGTNGVQEAIYHGVPVVGLPLFFDQYDNLLRLQARGGAKIVTIATLDNDFLKALQEVLQEPSYRENMQRLSKLHRDQPMNPLDLAMFWIEYVMRHKGTAHLRTESYRMPWYSYHSLDVMTFLLASVLLILLTTVAFIRCLCFRMCCRRKMKHE; encoded by the coding sequence ATGGCGTACCATCTTTGGAGCATATTCTCATGTCTTCTTGTGACATGCTTCATGGTGTCTTTGCCAGCTTGCCACAGTGGGAAGGTGCTGGTCTTTCCTCTGGAAGGAAGCCATTGGCTTCACATGGACATTCTGATCAAGGCCCTTCACGCTCAAGGACACTCCGTGACCGTGGTACGAACAAACAAAAGCTGGTACATTAAAGAAGAGTCTTCGTATTACAGCTCTATTACAGTACACGTCACTGATGGAGTAGACGAGGGCTTTGTGAAGCCAATTCTCAACAAAGTCCTCGATATAGAAAGAGGTAAAAGTTCAGCTTTAAATTTCTTCAGTTTGCAGGTGGAGGCCTTGTCATTCATGTCTAAAGTTCCTAAGATGATGGCTGAAATGGTGACCAATATAATTGAAGACAAGGAGTTAATGAAGGACATAAAGGAAACCCAGTATGACCTTGTCTTGACTGACCCGGCCTGGGGAGCAGGTGTTCTGATGGCCCACTATCTTCAGCTACCTCTCGTCTACAATGTCCGCTGGGTCACCTTTGGAGAGGGACATCAGGTCATCGCACCATCCCCCGTGTCTTACATTCCAATGACTGGATCTGGGCTGACGGACAAAATGACCTTCACAGAGAGAGTGAAGAATATGCTTATTAAATTGCTTGGACAAGTTCAGGACAGGTTCTTAGTGCGACCCTATTACCAAGCAGTTTGTGATGAGTATTTCCAACCGGGTGTGGACTTTAATGAGTTAATACAGGGGGCTGACTTATGGCTCATGAGAGTCGACTTTGTGTTTGAGTTCCCTCGTCCCACCATGCCTAATGTTATCTACATGGGAGGGTTTCAGTGCAAACCGGCCAAGCCCCTTCCCCAAGACCTGGAGGACTTTATTCAGAGTTCAGGAGAACACGGTGTCATTATCATGTCTTTGGGGACTTTTGTCAAGGAACTCCCGAGTGACATAACAGACGAGATAGCGACTGCTTTTGCCCAATTGCCTCAGAAGATCATCTGGAGGCACATTGGGGACAGGCCAGCGACTCTGGGCAACAACACTTTACTAGTTGACTGGATGCCGCAGAATGACCTACTAGGACATCCTAAGATGAGGCTGTTTGTAGCTCATGGAGGAACCAATGGAGTTCAAGAGGCCATCTACCATGGAGTCCCCGTTGTGGGCCTACCTCTGTTTTTCGACCAATATGACAACCTCCTTCGTCTGCAAGCAAGAGGAGGAGCAAAGATTGTGACCATAGCCACGTTAGACAATGACTTCCTCAAGGCCTTACAGGAAGTTCTTCAGGAGCCGTCCTACAGGGAGAACATGCAGAGGCTCTCCAAGCTGCacagggatcagccaatgaaccCCCTGGACCTCGCCATGTTCTGGATCGAGTATGTCATGAGACACAAAGGTACTGCTCACCTGCGTACAGAGTCCTACAGAATGCCCTGGTACTCCTACCACTCTCTGGATGTCATGACGTTCCTTCTAGCTTCTGTGCTACTGATTCTGCTGACTACTGTTGCTTTCATCAGGTGTTTATGCTTCAGAATGTGTTGTAGACGGAAAATGAAACACGAGTAA